The genomic segment GGCATCGGTCGCTTGCATGGGGCGAATCATGGAAAGACCTCCGGGGGGCAGAAGACGGGGGGCCGGGACCGGACGGTGGAGATGACGCTCAGCCTAGAAAGTGGCGCCGCTCACGTCTGCCCGGCCCCTCACCCCGCGCCCCGGCCCGCGCGTGCTATGCTCCGGCTATGCCCTGAAGCAGGGTACGACGCCTTCCTTCCCCACCAACACGCCAGACGTGTGGACGGGGATTTTTTCGTTTTGGGGGGCGCAGAGGTCAGGCCCCTGACTCTGGAAGGCTGACGGGAGGTTGCCCCCATGACCAAATCCCCCGACTCCAAATCGCGCTCCCAGACGGGAGGAACCGACCTGCTCTCCCTGCGTGCCCAGCTCGCCCGCGCGGAAAAGGCCGCCCGCCGCGCCCCGACGCCGCCCCCCGCCCGGCCCGAGAACCTGCGCCTCAAACCCGTTAAGCCCCAGCGGGAGGTGGACCTGGCCGGAGTAGACACCAGCGAGCACAGCCTCTCGCGTGCCCACGCCCGGCTGCGCGACGCCGTGTATGACGGCAAGTATCACCTCTGCCCCCACGCCATCGGGCACGCCCGCGCCGAGGGGTTTCTGGAACACGACATCATTCAGGTACTTGTGGCCGGGCGGGTGCGGGCCGTGTACCCGGAGGACCGCCGCTGGCTGGTGTGCGGCTATTTCGAGGCTTGCGGGGTGGCCCTGCCGCTGCACGTGGTGGTGGAACACGCCCACGACGGCTACCTCGACGTGGTGACCGCCTTCGTGCCCAAGCAGCCGCACCACATCATCTCCCGCGCCCGCCTCGCCGTGATGCTGCGCTACGACGACGAGAGAATCCGGACGCGCACGGCGACGCCGGGGAACAAGCCGGGCAACCGCAGCAAGGGGAAGTGGAAGAAGGGGGCGTAGGTCAGGCAGGCAGGAGGCTGGCGAGATCAGGAACAGCCGCGAACGCCCCCAAGGCCAGCGCCCTTTCTCGCAGGCGCGGATGTGGGTGAATGAGGATCGCCCGCAGGCCCACCGCCACCGCGCCGCACACGTCATGACTGGGGGAGTCGCCGATATATACGGCCTCCTCCGGTTTCACGTTCATGCTGTCCAGCAGGGCATGAAATGGGCGGGGGTCCGGCTTGAGGGCACCGACCTCTCCTGCCACCACGACCGCTTCAAAGGGGCCGTCCGGGAAGCAGGCCGAGAGCCTGCATCGCTGGCTGGGACCATCGTAAGCATTGGTCAGGAGGCCCAGGCGCAGGCCACGGGCGTGCAAAGCGGTCAGCAACTCCACCGCTCCGGGTGAGGACACCGTTTCCCGCAGCAGGGCGGCGGCAAAGTGCGCCAGATGGTCATCCGTGCAGCTCACGCCGTAGGCTGCCAGCGTCCGGGTGAGCCGCTCGTGATCCATCCGGAGGGGGTCACTCTCCCCCGCTTCCACCCGCGCATGAAAGGCCATGATCTCGTTCACCGCGCACTGGACGAACTCACCCTGCGGGACATGCGCACAGGCAAGTTGCCGGAGCGCCTCCAGCGCGGCCGTGTCTGCCGTGACGTAGTCGGTCAGTGTGCCGTCAAAATCAAAGAGGACAGCCCGCACATCGGAGGGGGGGGTCACGGCTGGGAGTGTATGGGAGCCGCCCCACTTGGTGACGAAGGTTTCTGCGTTCCTCCTCTCCCCTGCTACCCTCTCCCCCGTGACCCGCCTCGGCCTCTCGGACACCATCGCCGCCATCGCCACCGCTCCCGGCCACGCGGGGGTGGGCATCGTGCGGGTGAGTGGACCGGACGCCCTGCGGGTGGCCGACGGTCTCTTCCAGGGGCGCGGGCAGCCCAGCCGCACGCGGGGCGGGCGCTTCCTGTATGGGGAATTCGTGGCGGAGGGGGGCGAACGGCTGGACGACGGCCTGTGCCTCGTCTTCCGGGGGCCGCATTCGTACACGGGCGAGGACGTGGCCGAGTTCCAGACACACGGCAGCCCGGCGGTGCTCTCGCGGCTGCTCGCGCGGGCGCTGGACCTCGGGGCACGGCCCGCCCGACCCGGTGAATTCACCCTGCGGGCCTACCTCGCCGGGCGGCTCGATCTGGCGCAGGCCGAGGCGGTGCTGGACCTCGTGAACGCGGGCACCGACACCGCGCGGCGGCAGGCGGCGCTGGGGCTGTCGGGAGCGCTCGGGGACCGGGTGGACCGCATCGCGGCGGCTCTGACCCAGACCCTGGCCGCGATTCAGGCGATGCTGGACTACCCCGAAGAGGGCGTGCCCGAGGAGGAACGAGCCGCGCCGCTCGCGCAGGCCGAGGCCGACCTCGCCGCCCTCGTCGCCACGGCCCGCGCCGGGCAGGTCGCCACGCGGGGGGCACGGCTGGCGCTGATCGGGCGCCCCAACGCGGGCAAGAGCAGCCTGCTGAACGCCCTGCTGGGCTACGAGCGCTCCATCGTGACGCCCATTCCCGGCACCACCCGCGACTATCTGGAGGCGCAACTCTCGCTGGCCGGAGTGCCCGTGACCCTGGTGGACACGGCGGGCCTGCGCGAGACGGCCGACGAGGTGGAGGCCGCGGGCGTGCGTCAGGCGGTCAGCCTCGCGCAGGGGGCCGACCTCGTGCTGGCGCTGGAGGACGGCAGTCTGCCCCGCGAGGCACTGCCGGTGGACCTGCCGCCGGGGGCACGGGTGATCCGCGTGCGAACGAAGGCCGACCTGCCTGCCGCCTGGGAGGACGCCGGAGCACTGGCGGTGAGCGCCGTGACGGGCGCGGGCCTGCCCGAATTGCGGGAGGCCATCCACGCTGCCCTCCTCGGGGACGCGGCGCGGGGCGAGGCGTGGCTCACCACCGAGCGCCAGGCCGACGCCGCCCGGCGGGCGCTGGCGCACATCCAGGCCGCCCGAACTCTCCCCGACGACCTCGCCGGATATGAGCTGGAAGAGGCGTTGCGGGCGCTGGCCGAACTCACGGGCCGCGACGTGTCGGAAGACGTGGTGGACGCGGTGTTCCGGAACTTCTGCGTGGGGAAGTAGCCCCACCGCAGAACACCCGGCGCTCAGGCCGGGTGCTGGGGGACTGGACGCTCAGTCCTGCTCGGTGTCCTCGGAGGTCTCGTCGCCGGGGATGGTGCTGGCGGGGTCGCTGGCGATCATGCTGCCCTGCGAGGCCACGTCCTGCTTGTCCAGGCCGCGTTCCTCGAACTCGTCGGCGTTGCGGGCCTCGGCGCGGGCCTCCTTGAGGGCGTCGCGGCGCTCGTCGGTGCGGCCCATGAACTGGAGGTCCACGTTGCTGATCTCGCCTTCCGTCTGGGGCACGTCGTTGGTACGGTCATCAGGTCCGGTCATGGAGTTACGCTAGCAGGGCACTTACGGGCGCGGGCTGAGGCTCCCTTTAGCGATTCAGGCCCCCAACCGCAGCACGCTCTGGTTGCCGCGCAGCACGAACACCAGCACGCCCACCTCCGCCAGAATCCCGGCGCGGCGTTCCAGATCGCGTACGGTGTCGGGCGCACCGACCCACTGGCGGCGGGGGTTCTCGCCGGGTTCGAGGTAGAAGCCCTCCGGAATGGCGACGATGGCGACCCGGCTGGCACTCGCCCGCGCCTTCATCGCCTGCTCGACGAGTTCGGGAGGCGCTTTCTGGGTCAGCACGATCAGGTTGCCCCCCGCGCGGATGGGCGGAATGACGAGGGGCGTGCCCACCACGCGGGGGTCCTGGGGTTCCAGCCGCGCCAGCAGCCGCAGCGCCGCCCGCAGCGCCTCCGGAGTCCGCCCGCCCGGCGTGGCCCCGGCGGGAGTCGCCACGCTGACGGGGAGGTCCAACGCCAACGCCTCCTGAATCAGACTGCTCGCCAGCCGCACGGCGCTGTTCACGTACACGTCGGTGCCGGAGGTGTCCACGAAGACGGTCAGGCTGCTCGCGGCCGTGCGGTCGAGTTCGCGCACGGTGAGGTCGCCGCTGCGGGCCGAGAGCCGCCAGTGCACCCGGCCCGGCGGGTCACCCGACACGTAGGGCCGCGCTCCGCGCAAGCTGATGGGGTCTTCGAGGCCCAGCGTGCGCGAGAGCTGGCCCTCGCTGAGCAGGGGGCGCAGCAGGTCGGGCAGCACCAGCCCGTGCGTGCCGGGATAGACCTCGATGCCAGCGGGCACGTTCAGCGGCACCGAGCGCCAGAACAACCCCAGCGGATCGGCCCAGCGCAGGGTGCCGCCCGGCCACGCGTACTCGCCCCGGCGGTTGAGCAGCAGCGAGCCGTCGAGTTCGGTCACCGTCTGCCCCAGCGTCAGCCCGCCCGCCGTGAGCACCTCGCTGGACACCACCGAGAGGGGCGTGGGGTCTTCCACCATGACGCGCAGGGGCCGCCGGGTGTCGATCTCGATGCGGACCCGGTAAGGCACGCGCGTGCCCTCGAAGCCCTGACCGGGGAACTCGCGGGTCAGCCGGACGGTGGGCGGCTTGCGTCCCAGGAACCACGCCAGCGCCACGCCCAGCCCCAGCGCGGCGAGCACCAGCCCCAGCGCCGCGAGGTTCAGACCGCCCCCGCCGCCTGGGCCGGATCCGCCGGGACCGGCTCGGCCCGCAGCACGTCCGCGACGACGCTCTCGGGGGGCGTTCCGGCCAGCCGCGCCTCGATCCGCAGGCTGAGGCGGTGGGCGAGGACCGCCGGGGCCGCCGCCTTGATGTCGTCGGGCACCACGAAGGCCCGGCCGTCGAGCGCCGCGAGTGCCTGCGCCACCCCTTGCAGGGCGAGGCTGGCGCGGGGACCGCCGCCCAGCGCGACCTGCGGGTGCGAACGGGTGCGGGCGGTCAGGGCCGCCGCGTAGCGCCGCAGCTCGTCCGACACGCGCACCGCCTTGACTGCCGCCCGCGCTGCGAGGAGGTCTTCCGGCGTGCTCACCGACCCCAGCGTGTCGATGGGGTGCGCTCCCTGGAGGCGGCCCAGCATCTGCACCTCCTCCTCCAAGGAGGGATAGCCTACCGACAGCTTGAGCAGGAAGCGGTCGAGCTGCGCTTCGGGCAATCGGTAGGTGCCCTCGTGCTCGACCGGGTTCTGGGTGGCGATCACCACGAAGGGCTGCGGCAGGCGGTGGGTCACGCCGGACTCGGTGACCTGCCCCTCCCCCATCGCCTCCAGCAGCGCCGACTGGGTCTTGGGGGTCGCGCGGTTGATCTCGTCGGCGAGCAGCAGGCCGGTGAAGATCGGGCCGGGCACGAACTCGAAGGTCCCGGTCGCCGGGCGGTACACGCTGACCCCGGTCACGTCGCTGGGCAGCAGGTCGGGCGTGAACTGCACCCGGCGGAAGGTCAGGCCCAGGCTGGCGGCGAGGGCACGGGCTAGCATCGTCTTGCCGGTGCCGGGCGCGTCTTCGAGCAGGATGTGCCCCCCAGTCAGAATCCCGGCGAGGGTCAGACTGGTGACCCCCTCCTTGCCCACGAGGACGCGGGCCACGTTGTCTCCCACAGCGCGGGCGAATCTTCCCACGGCGGCGAGGTCGGCGGGCGGGGTCGGCAGGTCAGCGTGGGTCATGGGGTCTCCTGGGAGGATGCTGTGTGGATGGCGGAATCGGTGGGGGCGTCGGGCAAGTTCAGCGGGCGGTACTCGGCGCTGAGGGCGGCGATGTCACGGGCGGCGGCTTCGGCCCGGTCGGCATCCTCGTCGGTCACGCGGCCGCCGTAGCGCACCGGGGCGTAGGCAGTGACCAGCGTGCCCAGCGGGGCGGCGAGGTCGGGGAGGTTCAGGCTGGCGCGGGCCGCATGCTCGGCGGGCGTCTCGGAGGGGCCGCGCCCCAGTCCTGCCGTGCCCAGCGCCGCCTGCGCCGAGCGGTAGGCCAGCCGGACCCGGTGCAGGGCTTCGGGGTGGGCGGTGGGGGCGGCACCGTCCTCGCCCTTCTCGCCGTCGTCCCCCTCCTCCTCGGGAGAGCGGCGCAGCTTCCAGGCCAGAAACAGGATGGCGATGGAGAGGAAGACGGCGGACGCGAAGGCAATGCGGTTGAACCAGGAAGCAAACGCCAAGCCCCAACCCGGCGCGGACTCGCCCGTCGTCTCTCCCGTTCCCATTCCACCCTCTCCTGCGGGTGCAGACGGCGCCGCCCCCGGCCCACCCGAGCTGCCAGCCGTCATGCCGTAGAACAGCAGCATGGCCCCGAGCAGCAGCATTCCGGCCACCGCCGCGACCTCCCACCAGTGGAGGCGGCGCGGCCCGTCCACCACGCGCTTGGGCAGTCGCCACAGCAGGAAGATCACCGACATGAGGAGCAGCATCCCGCCCAGCAGCACGAGGTCGGCACCGGGAAGCTGCACGCCCGTCTGCACGGCCTCGGCCGGGAGGGGTCCGCTGGGTGCGCGTTTCCGCACGACCGTTCCTTCCGAGATGGACTCCGAACTGCCCACCGGAGCTGCCCCCTGCTGCTCGGTCGCCGCCCCCCCCTCCAGCGAGAACGTGGGCTGAGGCTGCGGTCCCAGCGCCAGCGTGCCCAGCGCGAGCAGACCCGCGAGCACGCCACCGATCAGCGCCGCATTCCACACGGCGCGGCCTGATCCCGTCAGGCGGCGGGCGGGGCGCTCCTCGCGCCCGGTGGACCCCAGGGCACACAGCAGCAGCGCGAGCAGGCCCAGCCCCAGCCCCGCCGGGAGACCGAACACGGGACTGGGGGCCAGGCCCAGCACCCCCGGCAGCAGCAGCAGGGCGAGCCACACGGCCCCCGCGGGGCGGCCCACTTCCAGATGACTCAGGCCGATGTGCAGCAGCGCCGCCGTCAGCACCACCGGCAGGAAGAGGGCGGCGTAGGCCAGAATCGCGCCGATCGCGTTGCCACCCCCGTCCCCCACCCCGGCCAGCAACGGCAGCGCGGTGAGGCACGCGGCTGACAGCAGCAGCGGCACTCGCACAATCTCGGCGGCCTGGTCAAGGCGGATCAGCAGCAGCACCCCGAAAAAGGCCAGCACCCCCCACCACGGCAGCCACGAGGCCGCCACGAAGGGCGCGGCGAGCAGCAGCCACGAGCGGTCGAGGCGCAGGGGCCGCCGGGCGGGAGGAACAGGAAGAGTCGTCATTCGGAGAGCCTCAGCCTAGCGCGGGACCGGCCGCGCCGGGTGCAGACCTAGGGCGGGCCAGCCGGGCCACCGTGCGGGCCGCCGCCTCGGCCTGCTCCGCGCCCTCCTCGGAGGGCGAGAGGCCGTAGCGGACCGGAGCATAGACAGCCAGCAAATCACCCAGCGCCTCAGCCACTTCGGGCAGCGTCTCCGACACCCGCGCCGCGTGTTCGGCGGGCGTCTCATCTGGAGCACGGCCCAGGCCTACCCGCGCGAGGGAGGCCAGCGCAGAGCGGTAGGCCCACCGAACCCGGTGCGGGTGGCTGGAATCAGAAGGGACTGTGACCAGGGCTTCCGCGACGATCAAAGAGCGGCCCGGCCGTAGTCGAGAGCGCCACCACCGCCAGGCCAGCCAGCCCAAAGTTACGGCCAGCGCGAGCCCCAGGGCCACCGCGCCGCCCAAGACCGACGAGGTCACGCTGGGAATGGATTGGCGCGTGGGGGCCTGCTGCTGGGCAGCCTCCTGTTCGGCTTCCCCGGTGTCCCCTGCAGGCTCAGCACCCAGCTTCCGGCCAACTTCTCCCAGCTTGCTCGTGCTGCAACCAATTTCATTTCGGCACGCCTCGCCCCGACCGGACGCCCTCCAGCCTTCGGCGTGGCCGGTCACCAGAGCCGCCACCGCCTGCACAATCCAGCTCGGAGTCCCGCTCTGACCATTGCGGTCACTCTGCGTCGGCAGCGGCAGGCTCAGGGCCGCGAGCAGGACGCCCAGACCCAGGGCGGTGAGGCCCAGCCGCCGCAACGCCTTCCCCTTCCCGTTCAGGGGTTGCAGGGCGCGGTCTTCCTGGCCCGGCCCCCCGGCGACGGCGACGAAGAAACACAGCACGCCCCCCACCAGCGCCCAGGGCTCCCCGGCCCCGAACAGCGCCGACCCCAGCAGCAGCAGCAACAGCAGCGCCGCCCCCAGACGGCGTGTTCCGCCCTCCAGCGCCCAGAGCGCGACGTGCAGCACCGCCAGGCCCAGCAGCAGCGGCAGGCTGCCCTGCACGGCCTGCAACCGGGCATCGGCAACCTGCCACGCCCTAGCCCCGTCTGGGATGTCCACCCACACCCAGGAGGGCAGTTCTCCCAGGGTACCCAGCAGCAGCAGGGCCAGCAGGCGCATCCCCCGCAGCCACGCCCACCGCCGGGCCAGCCCCACGATCCCCACGGCCCCAACCACCGCCCACAGCGGCCACCACGCCAACCCCACCAGCGGCGCGGCAAGCAGCAGCCACGAACGGTAGGGCCGACGGGCGGGCGAGTCGGAGAGATCGGCGGTCAGCGTCATGGGTGGCCTCCGGGGGGTGGGAAGGTGGAAGAGGCGCGGCCTCTTTCCCTATGTGAGCCCCCGCGCCGATGGTCCTGAGCGGCGGCCGCATGCAGTGATGTCCCCATCGTAACACCGCCGTCCCTGGTCTGCCTGCCACTTTGCGGCCCTTGTGCGGCCTACAGCAAAAGCCCCCGCCACAGGGACGGGGGCCACAGGAACCGGGAGATCAGTCCAGGAAGTCGCGCAGCTTGCGGGTGCGGCTCTCGTGGTACTTGAGCTTACGCAGCGCCTTGTTCTCGATCTGGCGGATGCGCTCGCGGGTCACGTTGAAGCGCTGGCCGACTTCCTCCAGCGTATGCTCGCGGCCGTCCACCAGTCCCTTACGGAACTTCAAAACCATCGCCTCGCGCTCGGTGAGCTTGGAGAGGGCCTTTTCCAGCTCCTCGGAGAGCAGGGTCTTGGCGGCGTTGTCCACCGGCGAGTCGAGGTTCTCGTCGGGAATGAAGTCGCCGTAAAAGGAATCCTTCTCGTCGCCGATGGGGGTTTCCAGCGAGACGGGCTCCTGCGACACCTTCTGCACTTCCTCGACCTTGTTGGCGTCCCAGCCGGGACCCATCGCCTCGGCGATCTCCTCGTAGGTCGCCTCGCGCGAGAGTTCCTGCTGAAGCTGCCGGGCGGTGCGGGTCAGCTTGTTGATCGTCTCGACCATGTGGACCGGGATGCGGATGGTCCGGGCCTGGTCGGCGATCGCGCGGTTGATCGCCTGCCTGATCCACCACGTCGCGTAGGTCGAGAACTTGTAGCGGCGGCGGTACTCGAACTTCTCGACCGCGCGGATCAGGCCCTGGTTCCCTTCCTGAATCAGGTCGAGGAAGCCCAGCCCACGCCCGGTGTACTTCTTGGCGATGGACACCACGAGCCGGAGGTTGGCCTCGATCAGCCCCTGGCGGGCGGCGGCGCCGTCCTCCATCTGACGCATCAGGCGGCGGCGCCCGCGGTCGTCGAAGGTGTCGCCTTCCTCCTCCAGCCGCTTGCGGGCCTCCTCGCCCTCCTCGATGCGGCGGGCGAGCGCGATCTCCTCCTCGAGGGTCAGCAGGGGCACCCGGCCGATCTCGTGGAGGTACTGCCGCACCGGGTCGTTGGACACGGCGCGGGGCATGTC from the Deinococcus sp. NW-56 genome contains:
- a CDS encoding DUF4258 domain-containing protein, with the protein product MTKSPDSKSRSQTGGTDLLSLRAQLARAEKAARRAPTPPPARPENLRLKPVKPQREVDLAGVDTSEHSLSRAHARLRDAVYDGKYHLCPHAIGHARAEGFLEHDIIQVLVAGRVRAVYPEDRRWLVCGYFEACGVALPLHVVVEHAHDGYLDVVTAFVPKQPHHIISRARLAVMLRYDDERIRTRTATPGNKPGNRSKGKWKKGA
- a CDS encoding HAD family hydrolase, coding for MTPPSDVRAVLFDFDGTLTDYVTADTAALEALRQLACAHVPQGEFVQCAVNEIMAFHARVEAGESDPLRMDHERLTRTLAAYGVSCTDDHLAHFAAALLRETVSSPGAVELLTALHARGLRLGLLTNAYDGPSQRCRLSACFPDGPFEAVVVAGEVGALKPDPRPFHALLDSMNVKPEEAVYIGDSPSHDVCGAVAVGLRAILIHPHPRLRERALALGAFAAVPDLASLLPA
- the mnmE gene encoding tRNA uridine-5-carboxymethylaminomethyl(34) synthesis GTPase MnmE, with translation MTRLGLSDTIAAIATAPGHAGVGIVRVSGPDALRVADGLFQGRGQPSRTRGGRFLYGEFVAEGGERLDDGLCLVFRGPHSYTGEDVAEFQTHGSPAVLSRLLARALDLGARPARPGEFTLRAYLAGRLDLAQAEAVLDLVNAGTDTARRQAALGLSGALGDRVDRIAAALTQTLAAIQAMLDYPEEGVPEEERAAPLAQAEADLAALVATARAGQVATRGARLALIGRPNAGKSSLLNALLGYERSIVTPIPGTTRDYLEAQLSLAGVPVTLVDTAGLRETADEVEAAGVRQAVSLAQGADLVLALEDGSLPREALPVDLPPGARVIRVRTKADLPAAWEDAGALAVSAVTGAGLPELREAIHAALLGDAARGEAWLTTERQADAARRALAHIQAARTLPDDLAGYELEEALRALAELTGRDVSEDVVDAVFRNFCVGK
- a CDS encoding M-like protein, whose amino-acid sequence is MTGPDDRTNDVPQTEGEISNVDLQFMGRTDERRDALKEARAEARNADEFEERGLDKQDVASQGSMIASDPASTIPGDETSEDTEQD
- a CDS encoding DUF58 domain-containing protein, which translates into the protein MLAALGLGVALAWFLGRKPPTVRLTREFPGQGFEGTRVPYRVRIEIDTRRPLRVMVEDPTPLSVVSSEVLTAGGLTLGQTVTELDGSLLLNRRGEYAWPGGTLRWADPLGLFWRSVPLNVPAGIEVYPGTHGLVLPDLLRPLLSEGQLSRTLGLEDPISLRGARPYVSGDPPGRVHWRLSARSGDLTVRELDRTAASSLTVFVDTSGTDVYVNSAVRLASSLIQEALALDLPVSVATPAGATPGGRTPEALRAALRLLARLEPQDPRVVGTPLVIPPIRAGGNLIVLTQKAPPELVEQAMKARASASRVAIVAIPEGFYLEPGENPRRQWVGAPDTVRDLERRAGILAEVGVLVFVLRGNQSVLRLGA
- a CDS encoding MoxR family ATPase, whose product is MTHADLPTPPADLAAVGRFARAVGDNVARVLVGKEGVTSLTLAGILTGGHILLEDAPGTGKTMLARALAASLGLTFRRVQFTPDLLPSDVTGVSVYRPATGTFEFVPGPIFTGLLLADEINRATPKTQSALLEAMGEGQVTESGVTHRLPQPFVVIATQNPVEHEGTYRLPEAQLDRFLLKLSVGYPSLEEEVQMLGRLQGAHPIDTLGSVSTPEDLLAARAAVKAVRVSDELRRYAAALTARTRSHPQVALGGGPRASLALQGVAQALAALDGRAFVVPDDIKAAAPAVLAHRLSLRIEARLAGTPPESVVADVLRAEPVPADPAQAAGAV
- a CDS encoding DUF4129 domain-containing protein, which translates into the protein MTTLPVPPARRPLRLDRSWLLLAAPFVAASWLPWWGVLAFFGVLLLIRLDQAAEIVRVPLLLSAACLTALPLLAGVGDGGGNAIGAILAYAALFLPVVLTAALLHIGLSHLEVGRPAGAVWLALLLLPGVLGLAPSPVFGLPAGLGLGLLALLLCALGSTGREERPARRLTGSGRAVWNAALIGGVLAGLLALGTLALGPQPQPTFSLEGGAATEQQGAAPVGSSESISEGTVVRKRAPSGPLPAEAVQTGVQLPGADLVLLGGMLLLMSVIFLLWRLPKRVVDGPRRLHWWEVAAVAGMLLLGAMLLFYGMTAGSSGGPGAAPSAPAGEGGMGTGETTGESAPGWGLAFASWFNRIAFASAVFLSIAILFLAWKLRRSPEEEGDDGEKGEDGAAPTAHPEALHRVRLAYRSAQAALGTAGLGRGPSETPAEHAARASLNLPDLAAPLGTLVTAYAPVRYGGRVTDEDADRAEAAARDIAALSAEYRPLNLPDAPTDSAIHTASSQETP
- a CDS encoding DUF4129 domain-containing protein — protein: MTLTADLSDSPARRPYRSWLLLAAPLVGLAWWPLWAVVGAVGIVGLARRWAWLRGMRLLALLLLGTLGELPSWVWVDIPDGARAWQVADARLQAVQGSLPLLLGLAVLHVALWALEGGTRRLGAALLLLLLLGSALFGAGEPWALVGGVLCFFVAVAGGPGQEDRALQPLNGKGKALRRLGLTALGLGVLLAALSLPLPTQSDRNGQSGTPSWIVQAVAALVTGHAEGWRASGRGEACRNEIGCSTSKLGEVGRKLGAEPAGDTGEAEQEAAQQQAPTRQSIPSVTSSVLGGAVALGLALAVTLGWLAWRWWRSRLRPGRSLIVAEALVTVPSDSSHPHRVRWAYRSALASLARVGLGRAPDETPAEHAARVSETLPEVAEALGDLLAVYAPVRYGLSPSEEGAEQAEAAARTVARLARPRSAPGAAGPALG
- the rpoD gene encoding RNA polymerase sigma factor RpoD: MSEPTRARARTKASAPAAPAPEVAETVAPAAAPKPRKAAKPKAAAAPATAPEAEAALTPAPKKAPARKKAAPAPEAAAPTEDATPTAAPPRKAAKAPAASKAAPAAKGAAVPVPADKPYYAHPSIQELLKVGKAAGVLSSEEIAAALSVALEASGLDPESAEAFEDMQLFLASQQIEVQDLDEDEDDDLDEETEGPAATAAADTDDEEKYFDDMPRAVSNDPVRQYLHEIGRVPLLTLEEEIALARRIEEGEEARKRLEEEGDTFDDRGRRRLMRQMEDGAAARQGLIEANLRLVVSIAKKYTGRGLGFLDLIQEGNQGLIRAVEKFEYRRRYKFSTYATWWIRQAINRAIADQARTIRIPVHMVETINKLTRTARQLQQELSREATYEEIAEAMGPGWDANKVEEVQKVSQEPVSLETPIGDEKDSFYGDFIPDENLDSPVDNAAKTLLSEELEKALSKLTEREAMVLKFRKGLVDGREHTLEEVGQRFNVTRERIRQIENKALRKLKYHESRTRKLRDFLD